GATTAGTGGTGACGCTAGTTGACCCACTCCAAGCAACCACCGCAGCCATTGGGTTAAATTCGTCACCGCTATTCAATATACTGCCAAATAATCCATTACTAATCACTTATGATGTTCTATTAAAAGGGCCGGAAAATACTATCGTTATCAGCGATCTACTACAGGGCAACCTAATCATAAATAACGTTCTCTCCGGATTACCTGGTGGCGATGTAATACAGGCGACTTACAGTGAAAATTTAAAGCCATTTATTCCAACCCTTCCCCTAATCGATGGGCTGATTAATTCACAACTTTAAAACACCTTTCACCGCTCGCCCGTAAATGCGGGCGAGTGTTCCCGCGCTATATTTAGTTCGTCATACAGTAGCCCCCCGAAACCAATATAAACAAACAGCACCAAAGCAGCCGTGCAGACAATGGGTAGCTCCCCCGCCTACACCGAAGTGCCACTCATTCCCTGAGTAGGAAACTCTGCATATTCTTGCTATGCTCCGAGCAGATCAAAAACGTACCCACAACGATAACAATACCTATATACCTGTGAGACTCAATGACTGCACGCGTACGGGCCAGCTGCCTAAATAATTTTGTATCCCTAATTGAGGAGCTACAAGGTAATGCTGAGGATTTATGCCTCAAAGCAGGTATAGATTACAGTCAACTAGATCAGGAAGACTATTTTTTCCCATATCAAAGCTTTATCGACCTACTTGAGTTAAGTGCCACAAGCCTAAATCTACCCAATATTGGCTTACAACTTGCTATGCGACAGGATCACTCTATTCTTGGTCCAGTTGCTTTTTTAGCACTATCTGCGCACGATGTCAGGTCAGCATTAACAAGTGTAGGAAAATTTCTGTACCATTTCACCCCCGCCATTTCACTCACATTGAGAGAGAGTGAGGACCAGCCAAGCTATGCCTGCTTAGAGCTCGTCAACGCCAATAACAGCCGCCAGGCAGTAGAGCACGCTGTCGCTTGCACACTTCACATTATTCACCTGCTTACCGAAGGAAAATTTAAAGCGCGGGCCGTTCATTTCCGCCATTCAAAAATTGGTCCCGAAAAGCATTATCAAAGCGCGTTCAATTGCCCAACGGTATTTAATCAAAAATATGATTCAATAGAGCTCGACACCGACTTTTTAGATATCGAATTGAGCTCCCACAACCCTCAGCTTCACGGTTTGGTATCCAGCTACCTCTCGATGGTAGAAATAGATTCCAACTCCACAAGTAAACCGAATTTATCGACCAGCAAGCAAGCTCGTCATTTAATTCAAAAACTGCTACCGACCGGCCAACTGTCACGCCCCGTAATTGCAGAAAACATGAAACTTCATGAACGTGCCCTGCACCGAAAATTGCAATCTGAAGGGTATACCTTTGAAGCACTTGTTGACGAAGTTAGGATTACTGAAGCTAAAAAACTTCTTGCGCACGACGCCATACCCATGTCACAAATAGCGGGTTTATTGGGGTACAACGAACAAAGCTCATTTAATAGAGCGTTTAAACGCTGGTTTAATATGACGCCAAAACAATATTTGCAAAGCAAACCTTAGGCTAAATTAAAGTTTCACTCTTTAACCAAAAACTGCGCCCTAGCCATTGCTATAGGCGCAGCTTCATCTTCCTGCCACGCACTTATACTCACGTTAATCATTCGCCTACCGAGATAGACCAACTTGCAGCGCGAATGTGTAGCCACATACTTGCCTGCACGCACATAGTCCACCGCGAAATCGACCACCTTGGGAAATTTTTCACTGTTGCTATGCCGCAAGACATACATCATTGCCGACAACTCCATAAAACCAGCAATTGCCCCACCATGTAACGCTGGCAGTGTCGGGTTGCCGATATTGCTCTTTTTGGTCGGTAACAAAAAGCAATCGTTCTCCCCTCCCACTTGTATACCAAGCGTTTGCGCATAAGGAACTCGGTTAATAAGTTGATGCAATTCCAAATCATTCATTGTCGCTACCACGGGACTTCTGCCCTGATTGTTTCAATTTTTGCGCTGCACGAAACTCACGACGCATATCGGTAAACAACGCGAGCTCCATTCGGAAGAAATTACCAACAGCGGATGCAATTGGCTTCTCGCGATCACCATGATGGGCAAGAGCTCGCGCAAAAATCACACTCTCAGTGACGCGATAAACCTCCGCGTCGGCATACACCGTTTGGCCAGGGGTCGCCGCGCGCATATAATCGATACGTAAATCGATGGTTGGCGTCATCGCCAAATCTACTAATACCGTCGCGGCGGCAAAGCCACAGCAAGTATCCAATAAGGCGGTGATTGCGCCGCCATGAATAACGCCCGTATCCGGGTCACCAATCAATGTGTCGCTGTAGGACATAGACATACCAACCCGATGACGCTCAACATATTCTGGGCGAATGCCTAAGGTCGTAAAATGATCGCCTTCATTGGCCGTTAAAACGGTATCAACGAAACGAAGTAGCTCTTCAAAATCCAATGCCATTATTTATCCCGAAATAGCTATTCGACCGAGTATAAACGGCCGCAGCCCAGCATTTTACCAAGTTAACGTCTAAAAGGGTGAAAACACCATAAGACAAAAAAAGCCGCCACCGAAAATCGGTAGCGGCTTGGCGCCTCGCGCTATGTGAGCTTAGTGAACTTGGGCTTCACCCGCTCCCTGTGGGTAGCGAATACTCTCTACCATATCCTGTACATCTTGCGGTGGCGGCGGTGTTAAATGGCACACCACAGCGGCCACTGCAAAGTTAACAATCATGCCTAAGGTACCAATCCCTTCTGGCGACACCCCAAACCACCAATTCTCAGGCACGCTGGCCGCAGGATTGATAAATTTGAAATACACAATATAGGTAGCAGTAAACAAGAGACCACTAACCATGCCCGTTATCGCACCGTATTTATTCATGCGTTTGTAAAAGATACCGAGGATGATGGCAGGGAAAAAGCTCGATGCCGCCAAGCCAAAGGCAAAGGCCACCACTTGGGCGACAAAGCCCGGCGGATTTATCCCCAGATAGCCAGCGATACACACCGCCACCGCTGCCGCACTACGTGCATAACGAAGCTCCATTTTGTCCGATATATTCGGCATCAGATTTCGCTTCAGCAAATCGTGGGAGATCGATGTTGAGATAACCAGTAGCAAACCTGCCGAGGTAGACAAGGCTGCAGCAACGCCACCCGCGGCAACTAGGGCAATCACCCATGCAGGAAGATCGGCAATCTCGGGGTTGGCCAAGACCATAATATCCCGATCAATATGCATCTCGTTGCGCTCGTCGCCGGAGTAGAACATACGGCCATCTTCGTTTTTATCTTCCCAGCCGATTAAGCCGGTTTTCTCCCAGTTGGTCACCCACGTCGGCGCTTCGCCATTATCCGATGTAGATGTCTCTTTCTCGTCTGACATGATTTTCCCTAAAATTCGATTAGCGTGGGCAAAGCCCATCATAAATTAAATCGCTGAACTGTACGATGATTGGGCGCAATCCCAAAAGGCTTTAACCAGCGGGTTCGTCAACCGTTGCTGTAAAGCCACCACCCCTATCGCCATAGTGGGCAACGCCGGTTCTACCGGCATAACGCGAACCCGCTCTCGTAAAAAACTGGTAGTCAACACCAGCTCTGGCACCACCCCTATTCCCAAACCCAGCCCCACCGTGCTGACAATCGCCTCGTGACCACTGACTTGGGCGTAAACGCTGGGCTTTATCTGCAATTGCCGAAACCACTGCTCAACCAAATTACGCGCAACCCCTCGCTCCGGAAGAATAAAAGGCAAGCCCGCCAACAACTCGGGGGTAATGTTCTCCCCCGCCGCGCTAATCTGTTCATTAACCGCACAGGGAATATTCGGCACCAATAATCGCAACGACGAGCGCGTCAGTTCTTGGTAACTGACCCTCGAAGACATCTGACGAGGTTTAGCCGTAATACCAATATCCTCGCCCCCCTCCGCAATGCGCTCGATCGCGTCGGCCTGATCACCCGTATGCAGCTTTAACTCTATAGCAGGATAACGTTGCCGGAATATTTCCAACACATTGTTCAATACACCATACGACGCCGTTACCGAACAAAACACACTAATCTCACCTTGCAACGACTCGCCGCGAAACCCTAAGCGCTGCACAATCGACCGCCAGTTAACCAGCGCCTGTTCGGCATAGCGCAAAAACTCTCGTCCTGCCGCATTCAGTTGAACGCCCCGGTTATCTCTTTCAAACAATTTCGCGCCAACTTGCTCCTCCAGCCGCTGCAACGCCCGGCTAACAGCCGAAGCACTTAAATGTAGGGCATCGCCAGTGCGGCCAAAGTGTAACGACTGACTGAGATGAACAAATATTTCCAACTCTTTGTTATTCAAAAAAACTCCACGCTGCAAACATGTAACAATGCGAAAAACGCAACACAACATCAACTATATATCATTTTACGCAATGCGAAACCCTTGTTAAAGTGCCCGCCATTGTGGAGCAAACCACGCCTTATTCTTTTATTACATCTATATACCAACAGGAGCCCCACCATGGGACAGAACTACTTCAACAGCCTACCACTGCGCCTGCAGCTGGAAGAGCTTGGCAAATGTCGCTTTATGGACCGCAGCGAATTCGCTGATGGTTGCGAATACCTGAAAGGCAAAAAAATTGTCATCATCGGTTGTGGTTCACAAGGTTTAAACCAAGGCTTGAACCTTCGAGACTCAGGTTTGGACGTGTCTTACACCCTCCGCGCCGAAGCCATCGCTGAAAAGCGTCAAAGCTGGAAAAACGCCACTGAAAACGGTTTTACCGTTGGCACTTACGAAGAATTGATTCCACTTGCTGACGTAGTAATGAACCTGACTCCAGACAAGCAGCACACCCCCGTGGTGACCGCGGTTATGCCATTAATGAAAGAAGGCGCTTGCCTGGACTACGCCCACGGCTTCAACCTGGTTGAAGAAGGCATGCAAATCCGCAAAGACATCACCGTGGTCATGATGTGCCCCAAATGCCCAGGCACCGAAGTGCGTGAAGAGTACAAGCGCGGCTTCGGCGTACCGACACTGATCGCCGTTCACCGCGAAAACGATCCCAAAGGCGAAGGCCTGGCCATTGCCAAAGCACTGGCATCGGGTACTGGCGGCGACCGCGCTGGCGTTTTGGAATCCTCCCCCATCGCTGAAGTTAAATCTGACCTGATGGGCGAGCAGACGATCCTGTGCGGCATGCTGCAAACGGGTGCTATTTTGAGCTTCGACAAAATGGTTGAAGAAGGCATTGATCCCGGTTATGCCTCCAAGCTGATTCAATACGGCTGGGAAACGGTCACCGAAGGTTTGAAATACGGCGGCATCACCAACATGATGGATCGCCTATCTAACCCCGCCAAAATCAAAGCTTTTGACCTGGCTGACGAGCTAAAAGACATCATGCGTCCGCTGTATCAAAAGCATCAAGACGACATTATCAGCGGCCACTTCTCCAAGACCATGATGGAAGACTGGGCGAACGACGACAAAAACCTGCACGGCTGGCGTGCCGCAACAGCGGAGACGGCGTTTGAGAAAACTCCCGCCACCGACGCTGACATCAGCGAACAAGAATACTACGACCACGGCATTCTACTGATTGCCATGTGCAAAGCAGGTGTTGAGCTGGCCTTTGAGTGCATGGTTGCTGCCGGTATGGAGCCAGAGTCTGCCTACTACGAATCGCTGCACGAAACGCCGCTAATCGCCAATACCATTGCCCGCCGTAAACTGTACGAAATGAACGTGGTTATCTCCGATACCGCAGAATACGGCTGCTACCTGTTCGACCACGCTTGTCGCCCGCTGCTAAAAGACTTTATGAGCAAAGTCTCTACAGACGTTATCGGCAAAGGGATTAACGTGAAAGACAACGGCGTAGACAACGCCGAGCTGATCGCTGTGAACGCCGAAATCCGCAACCACCCGGTTGAAGTGGTCGGTCGCAAACTGCGTAATTACATGACAGCTATGAAGAAAATCGTCTAAGCGATCAACTGCTCAATATTGAAGGCGCCAACATGGCGCCTTTTTTGTTTCAGCTGTTTCAGCCATCGCAACGCCCTCCAACCCACTTCAAAAAGAAGCCAACTCAACTGCCATCCCAGGATATAAGCCCGGTATAATCCCGCAACGAAATTAAACCGCCCGAGCTGCCCTCACTACTATGTCTAATGATTCAAGGCCCACAAGCTTCTCGGCCAATTCCTCGTCGCTTGCATCCCAAGCCAGTGCCAACAGCAATCGCTACGACGTTATCGTGATCGGTGCTGGGGCATCAGGGTTGTTTTGCGCTATGACGGCGGCCCAACGGGGACGTCGGGTACTGGTGCTGGAACGCGCGAATAAAGTCGGCAAGAAAATTCTGATGTCCGGCGGCGGTCGCTGCAACTTCACCAATCATTTTGTCAGCGCAGAAAACTTTATTTCTGCCAATGAGCACTTCTGTAAGGCCGCGCTTAGCCGCTACAGCCAGTGGGATTTTATCGCCATGGTTGAGCGCTACGGCATTCCTTATGAAGAGCGCAAACACAGCCAACTTTTTTGTCTTAGTTCAGCCAAAGATATTTTAAACATGCTGTTAGACGAGTGTAGCGACGCCGGCGTGGAGATCCGCAGTCACTGCGAACTCACATCAGTCAGCGCGCTAGACCACGATAACAGCCGCTATCAACTTAAAGGCCACCAAAATCAAACGCCACTGCAACTGGCTTGTCAGTCACTGGTGGTTGCCAGTGGCGGCCTGTCTATTCCAACCCTAGGCGGCAGTGGTATTGGCTACGACATTGCCACTCAATTCGGTTTGGCCGTCACTAAAAAACAAGCTGGACTGGTGCCCTTTATGTTCAGCGATGCCAGCAAAGCTTTGTGTGAGCGGCTTTCTGGCTTAGCCGTTGAGGTAGAAGTCAGTTGTAACAATACGCTGTTTAGAGAAAACCTATTGTTTACCCACCGAGGTATGAGCGGCCCGGTTATGTTGCAAATCTCCAATTACTGGAACCCCGGAGACACGCTCTCCATTAACCTTTTGCCCGATACAGATATCATCCAGTGGTTGCAGGAGCTCAAACAACAACAGCCGCGCTCACTGCTTCGCAGCGGCATCAACCAGAAATTAAGCAAGAGCCTGACTAGCGAATTACAGGCCTTGTGGTGGCCCGAAGAGGCGGACAAACCCTTGGCTGAATTCAGTGACCGCCGACTATCAGAGATCGCCCAAAAATTAGCCGCATGGCAGCTAAAGCCCTCTGGCACCGAAGGTTATCGCACCGCAGAAGTCACTCGTGGCGGTGTAGACACTGCCGCCATCAGCTCCAAAACCATGGAAACGAAGCATCAACCCGGCTTGTATTTTATTGGCGAAATACTCGATGTGACCGGCTGGCTGGGCGGCTTTAATTTTCAATGGGCTTGGTCTTCTGGCTACAGTGCCGGACTCAATGTTTAAAGGGCTTATCACCAAGGCCGTTTCTGCGTAAATGTACCCACGGCAAATATGCTAATATTCCGCGCCGCCGCCATGACGGGAATCCCCCAATGCTCAGACTAAATGACCTCAAGTTGCCACTCGACCATAGTGAAGCGGCATTACCTCAAGCTATTGCCGCCAAACTCGACATTGCCGAGAGCAAGCTAAGGTCATTCGACATTTTTAAGCGCAGCTACGACGCCCGTAAAAAAGGCGATATCCAGCTTATTTATCAATTGGATATTGCGCTTGACGACGCACTTGAAGTCGAGCTGCTTAGCCGTTTTGCTGGCAAATCGTTTATTGGCCCATCACCGGATACCGAATACCATTTTATCGGCCAAGCCGAACCCAGCTTCCCAAACAGTGCGCAGCAACGACCGCTAATTATTGGTTTCGGTCCCTGCGGTCTACTTGCTGCGCTATTGCTGGCACAAATGGGATTAAAGCCAATTGTGCTGGAACGTGGTCAAGACGTGCGCCAGCGCACCAAAGACACCTGGGGGCTGTGGCGGCAACGCAAGCTTAATCCCGAATCGAATGTGCAATATGGTGAAGGCGGCGCAGGAACCTTCTCCGACGGAAAACTTTACAGCCAAGTAAAAGACCGCCGGCACCTTGGCCGCAAAGTATTAAAAGAGTTCGTAAAAGCCGGTGCGCCAGAAGAAATACTCATGGTGAGCAAACCGCATATCGGCACCTTTAAGCTCGTCAAAATGGTCGAAAACATGCGCGCCGAAATTGTTCGCCTCGGCGGTGAAATACGTTTTGGCCAGAAGGTGGAAACGCTACACAGAGAAGCCGACACAACCGGCGGCGAGCAAGGCCAAGTTACCGGCATCACCCTTGCCAGCGGCGAGCATATCCCCAGCCGCCACATTATTCTCGGTATCGGCCACAGCGCCCGAGATACCTTTCAAATGCTGCTGGAGCAAGGTGTCTATCTTGAAGCCAAACCCTTTTCTATCGGCTTCCGTATCGAACACCCCCAGTCTGTGATTGACCGCGCCCGATTTGGTGAGCAGGCAGGACACCCCATATTGGGTGCCGCCGATTACAAGCTGGTACATCACTGCAAAAATGGTCGCAGCGTTTACAGCTTTTGTATGTGTCCCGGCGGCACGGTGGTGGCGGCCACGTCTGAAGCAGGTCGGGTAGTAACCAATGGCATGTCCCAATATTCTCGCAATGAGCGCAACGCCAACGCGGCGATTGTTGTTGGCATCGAGCCAGAAAAAGACTACCCGGAACACGTCTTGGCTGGTGTTGATCTACAACGAAAACTTGAGAGCTTGGCATTTGAGCTGGGCGGTGGCGACTACAGCGCCCCCGCTCAACTGGTCGGCGACTTTCTTAAAGACCGCCCCTCAACAACCTTGGCCAGTGTTACGCCCTCGTATAAACCGGGTATCACCCTTGGCAACCTTAGTGATGCACTTCCCCCCTTTGCCGTAGCTGCAATTCGCGAAGCCATCCCCGCCTTCGATAGAAAAATCAAAGGTTTCGCCATGAATGATGCCCTTCTGACCGGTGTAGAAACTCGCACCTCCTCACCCATTTGTATTCGCCGGGGCCGTGACTATCAAAGTCTAAACACAAGAGGGCTGTTCCCAGCTGGTGAAGGTGCGGGGTATGCCGGTGGCATATTGTCTGCGGGCATTGATGGCATCAAAGCCGCTGAAGCCGTTGCTATCGACCTATTGCAGCTGAACACCCCCATTCCTGACGGGCGCTAAGACTTCTACACATTGGCGCCACACAAGCTTCAATCGCCGCCCTCCAATCACAGCTAAAACGTGTGTTAAGTGATATTCCTAATACGATGAGAGTTTATAAATGCTTAAGCTTCAAAGTTAGCAGACAATAAAATTATGATTATCGGATAAAACATGAATAAACAGGACGCCGTTAACGATCTACTCTCCAGGACACGCGCCATTGTAGAAACCATCGTTGACGGTGTTATTACCATCAGTGACAAAGGTATTATTGAAACCGTAAACCCCGCCACCGAGAAAATATTTGGCTACAGCGCCAGCGAGCTAGAAGGCAAAAATGTCTCAATTTTAATGCCCAACCCAGATCATACCCGCCATGATCAGTACCTAGGAAACTACCTAGCCAGTGGAAAAAAGAAAATTATCGGTATAGGTCGTGAAGTTATCGGACTCCGAAAAGATGGCTCAACATTCTCGTTAGACCTGGCCATTAGTGAAATGGAAGTAAACGGACAGCGAATGTTTACTGGCATTGTTCGTGACATCTCCGAGCGAAAAGCCACCGAAGATCAACTCCGAGAGCTACTGGCCCGCAAACGAGCTATTTTGGCCACCATGGTAGACGGCGTTATTACTATCAGTGATCGCGGTATTATCGAAACGGTAAACCCCTCCGCCGAACTCATTTTTGGATACACCGAAGCAGAAATGTGCGGCAATAATGTTTCTATGCTGATGCCAAACCCTTACCGGGCGGAACACGATCAATATATCGGCAACTATCTAACGACCGGGGAAAGAAAAATTATCGGTACGGGCCGAGAAGTCACCGGGCTACGAAAAAATGACCAAACGTTTCCGCTGGAACTTGCCATTAGCGAAATGGACTTTAACGGCCAACGGATGTTTACCGGTATTGTCAGAGATATTTCCGCTCGCAAAGAAACCGAAGAGCAGCTCAGGCAAGCGATGCAGCGGGTTCATGAGCAACGCGTCAAAGACGAATTTATTTCCACAGTTAGCCACGAGCTGCGTACGCCGCTTACCTCAATTAAAGCGTCGTTAGAGCTGATGATTGCCAACGCCGTTGGCGAACTCCCCGATCAGGCAAAAATGTTGTTGGATATTGCTCACCGCAATAGTGACCGACTATTGCTGCTGATTAACGACATTCTGGATATTTCCAAACTGGAATCAGAGGAAATGCCCTTCAATATCAAACGGGTAAAACTCATCTCCTTGCTCAAGCACGCAATATCTAACAACCAATCTTATGCGGATAAATACGGTGTCAGTTTTGCACTACAAGAATGTCCGGCGGAATTGTATTTAAACATTGACTCTGACCGAATGATGCAAGTACTGAGTAACCTTATGTCTAACTCCGCCAAATTCTCTTACCCCAACTCTACGGTCACCTTATGCGCCGTTGATAAGAAGGACCATATTCGCGTGACCGTAAAAGACAAAGGTGCAGGTATACCTGAAGAATTTCAAAGTCGTATTTTTGAAAAATTCACCCAAGCCCAACATGACAATAAACGGGAAATAAGCGGTACAGGCCTGGGGCTTTACATCACCAAATCCATTGTTGAAAAACACGGCGGCAAGCTCAGCTTCTATTCAGAGCCAGGCAAAGGTTCAGAATTCTACATCGACATCCCCTACGTCACCGCTGAGCCAGAACAGCACGGGAGCATTCATGA
The DNA window shown above is from Spongiibacter sp. IMCC21906 and carries:
- a CDS encoding PAS domain-containing sensor histidine kinase, producing MNKQDAVNDLLSRTRAIVETIVDGVITISDKGIIETVNPATEKIFGYSASELEGKNVSILMPNPDHTRHDQYLGNYLASGKKKIIGIGREVIGLRKDGSTFSLDLAISEMEVNGQRMFTGIVRDISERKATEDQLRELLARKRAILATMVDGVITISDRGIIETVNPSAELIFGYTEAEMCGNNVSMLMPNPYRAEHDQYIGNYLTTGERKIIGTGREVTGLRKNDQTFPLELAISEMDFNGQRMFTGIVRDISARKETEEQLRQAMQRVHEQRVKDEFISTVSHELRTPLTSIKASLELMIANAVGELPDQAKMLLDIAHRNSDRLLLLINDILDISKLESEEMPFNIKRVKLISLLKHAISNNQSYADKYGVSFALQECPAELYLNIDSDRMMQVLSNLMSNSAKFSYPNSTVTLCAVDKKDHIRVTVKDKGAGIPEEFQSRIFEKFTQAQHDNKREISGTGLGLYITKSIVEKHGGKLSFYSEPGKGSEFYIDIPYVTAEPEQHGSIHDNA
- a CDS encoding VC_2705 family sodium/solute symporter, whose amino-acid sequence is MSDEKETSTSDNGEAPTWVTNWEKTGLIGWEDKNEDGRMFYSGDERNEMHIDRDIMVLANPEIADLPAWVIALVAAGGVAAALSTSAGLLLVISTSISHDLLKRNLMPNISDKMELRYARSAAAVAVCIAGYLGINPPGFVAQVVAFAFGLAASSFFPAIILGIFYKRMNKYGAITGMVSGLLFTATYIVYFKFINPAASVPENWWFGVSPEGIGTLGMIVNFAVAAVVCHLTPPPPQDVQDMVESIRYPQGAGEAQVH
- the ilvY gene encoding HTH-type transcriptional activator IlvY, whose product is MNNKELEIFVHLSQSLHFGRTGDALHLSASAVSRALQRLEEQVGAKLFERDNRGVQLNAAGREFLRYAEQALVNWRSIVQRLGFRGESLQGEISVFCSVTASYGVLNNVLEIFRQRYPAIELKLHTGDQADAIERIAEGGEDIGITAKPRQMSSRVSYQELTRSSLRLLVPNIPCAVNEQISAAGENITPELLAGLPFILPERGVARNLVEQWFRQLQIKPSVYAQVSGHEAIVSTVGLGLGIGVVPELVLTTSFLRERVRVMPVEPALPTMAIGVVALQQRLTNPLVKAFWDCAQSSYSSAI
- a CDS encoding NAD(P)/FAD-dependent oxidoreductase, which codes for MTAAQRGRRVLVLERANKVGKKILMSGGGRCNFTNHFVSAENFISANEHFCKAALSRYSQWDFIAMVERYGIPYEERKHSQLFCLSSAKDILNMLLDECSDAGVEIRSHCELTSVSALDHDNSRYQLKGHQNQTPLQLACQSLVVASGGLSIPTLGGSGIGYDIATQFGLAVTKKQAGLVPFMFSDASKALCERLSGLAVEVEVSCNNTLFRENLLFTHRGMSGPVMLQISNYWNPGDTLSINLLPDTDIIQWLQELKQQQPRSLLRSGINQKLSKSLTSELQALWWPEEADKPLAEFSDRRLSEIAQKLAAWQLKPSGTEGYRTAEVTRGGVDTAAISSKTMETKHQPGLYFIGEILDVTGWLGGFNFQWAWSSGYSAGLNV
- a CDS encoding PaaI family thioesterase, which translates into the protein MALDFEELLRFVDTVLTANEGDHFTTLGIRPEYVERHRVGMSMSYSDTLIGDPDTGVIHGGAITALLDTCCGFAAATVLVDLAMTPTIDLRIDYMRAATPGQTVYADAEVYRVTESVIFARALAHHGDREKPIASAVGNFFRMELALFTDMRREFRAAQKLKQSGQKSRGSDNE
- a CDS encoding NAD(P)/FAD-dependent oxidoreductase, with the protein product MLRLNDLKLPLDHSEAALPQAIAAKLDIAESKLRSFDIFKRSYDARKKGDIQLIYQLDIALDDALEVELLSRFAGKSFIGPSPDTEYHFIGQAEPSFPNSAQQRPLIIGFGPCGLLAALLLAQMGLKPIVLERGQDVRQRTKDTWGLWRQRKLNPESNVQYGEGGAGTFSDGKLYSQVKDRRHLGRKVLKEFVKAGAPEEILMVSKPHIGTFKLVKMVENMRAEIVRLGGEIRFGQKVETLHREADTTGGEQGQVTGITLASGEHIPSRHIILGIGHSARDTFQMLLEQGVYLEAKPFSIGFRIEHPQSVIDRARFGEQAGHPILGAADYKLVHHCKNGRSVYSFCMCPGGTVVAATSEAGRVVTNGMSQYSRNERNANAAIVVGIEPEKDYPEHVLAGVDLQRKLESLAFELGGGDYSAPAQLVGDFLKDRPSTTLASVTPSYKPGITLGNLSDALPPFAVAAIREAIPAFDRKIKGFAMNDALLTGVETRTSSPICIRRGRDYQSLNTRGLFPAGEGAGYAGGILSAGIDGIKAAEAVAIDLLQLNTPIPDGR
- a CDS encoding AraC family transcriptional regulator, with the protein product MTARVRASCLNNFVSLIEELQGNAEDLCLKAGIDYSQLDQEDYFFPYQSFIDLLELSATSLNLPNIGLQLAMRQDHSILGPVAFLALSAHDVRSALTSVGKFLYHFTPAISLTLRESEDQPSYACLELVNANNSRQAVEHAVACTLHIIHLLTEGKFKARAVHFRHSKIGPEKHYQSAFNCPTVFNQKYDSIELDTDFLDIELSSHNPQLHGLVSSYLSMVEIDSNSTSKPNLSTSKQARHLIQKLLPTGQLSRPVIAENMKLHERALHRKLQSEGYTFEALVDEVRITEAKKLLAHDAIPMSQIAGLLGYNEQSSFNRAFKRWFNMTPKQYLQSKP
- the ilvC gene encoding ketol-acid reductoisomerase — encoded protein: MGQNYFNSLPLRLQLEELGKCRFMDRSEFADGCEYLKGKKIVIIGCGSQGLNQGLNLRDSGLDVSYTLRAEAIAEKRQSWKNATENGFTVGTYEELIPLADVVMNLTPDKQHTPVVTAVMPLMKEGACLDYAHGFNLVEEGMQIRKDITVVMMCPKCPGTEVREEYKRGFGVPTLIAVHRENDPKGEGLAIAKALASGTGGDRAGVLESSPIAEVKSDLMGEQTILCGMLQTGAILSFDKMVEEGIDPGYASKLIQYGWETVTEGLKYGGITNMMDRLSNPAKIKAFDLADELKDIMRPLYQKHQDDIISGHFSKTMMEDWANDDKNLHGWRAATAETAFEKTPATDADISEQEYYDHGILLIAMCKAGVELAFECMVAAGMEPESAYYESLHETPLIANTIARRKLYEMNVVISDTAEYGCYLFDHACRPLLKDFMSKVSTDVIGKGINVKDNGVDNAELIAVNAEIRNHPVEVVGRKLRNYMTAMKKIV
- a CDS encoding PaaI family thioesterase, with protein sequence MNDLELHQLINRVPYAQTLGIQVGGENDCFLLPTKKSNIGNPTLPALHGGAIAGFMELSAMMYVLRHSNSEKFPKVVDFAVDYVRAGKYVATHSRCKLVYLGRRMINVSISAWQEDEAAPIAMARAQFLVKE